One part of the Actinomyces howellii genome encodes these proteins:
- a CDS encoding DUF456 family protein produces the protein MEIALNVVVALVILIGLGGALTQVYPGPLLVLAAVAAWAVLTGGTAAWVALAVAAVAIVVTGFGKYVLVGRRLTRAGVPGRSLLVGGVVGVLGFFAVPVIGLPLGFTLGVYLWELQRLGQEPAARAAAWEAVKAQGLAIVLELGGCLVAATAWVVALAVG, from the coding sequence GTGGAGATCGCGCTCAACGTCGTCGTCGCACTGGTCATCCTCATCGGGCTGGGCGGCGCCCTCACCCAGGTCTACCCCGGACCCCTGCTCGTCCTGGCCGCGGTCGCGGCCTGGGCGGTCCTGACCGGGGGCACCGCCGCCTGGGTGGCCCTCGCGGTCGCAGCGGTCGCGATCGTCGTGACGGGGTTCGGCAAGTACGTCCTCGTGGGGCGCCGGCTCACCCGTGCCGGGGTGCCGGGCAGGTCCCTGCTCGTGGGCGGGGTGGTCGGCGTCCTCGGCTTCTTCGCCGTCCCGGTCATCGGCCTGCCCCTGGGCTTCACCCTCGGGGTCTACCTGTGGGAGCTCCAGCGCCTGGGGCAGGAGCCTGCCGCCCGGGCCGCCGCCTGGGAGGCGGTCAAGGCCCAGGGGCTGGCCATCGTCCTCGAGCTCGGCGGCTGCCTCGTGGCGGCCACCGCCTGGGTGGTCGCCCTCGCCGTCGGCTAA
- a CDS encoding response regulator, producing MSEPLNLIVVDDHALVRAGVRAELTAHAPDLRVVAEADDVEGAVAAVHALTPDVVLLDVRLPGGDGGGGAEVVRACRDVPGTRFLALSVSDASEDVVGVIRAGARGYVTKAISTEDLAQAVRRVAAGDAAFSPRLAGFVLDAFGAGAGEVAVADSELDRLSSREREVMRLIARGYTYKECASELFISVKTVETHVSAVLRKLQLSNRNELTRWAAARRIV from the coding sequence ATGAGCGAGCCGCTCAACCTCATCGTGGTCGACGACCACGCCCTCGTACGCGCCGGGGTGCGCGCCGAGCTGACCGCTCACGCCCCGGACCTGCGCGTCGTGGCCGAGGCCGACGACGTCGAGGGCGCCGTGGCGGCGGTCCACGCCCTGACCCCCGACGTCGTCCTGCTCGACGTCCGCCTCCCCGGCGGCGACGGCGGGGGAGGGGCCGAGGTCGTCCGCGCCTGCCGCGACGTCCCGGGGACCCGGTTCCTGGCGCTGTCGGTCTCCGACGCCTCCGAGGACGTCGTGGGGGTCATCCGGGCCGGCGCTCGCGGCTACGTGACCAAGGCGATCTCCACCGAGGACCTCGCTCAGGCCGTGCGGCGGGTGGCCGCGGGGGACGCGGCCTTCTCCCCGCGCCTGGCCGGCTTCGTCCTCGACGCCTTCGGTGCCGGTGCGGGGGAGGTCGCCGTGGCCGACTCCGAGCTCGACCGCCTGTCCTCCCGGGAGCGTGAGGTCATGCGGCTCATCGCCCGCGGTTACACGTACAAGGAGTGCGCCTCCGAGCTGTTCATCTCGGTCAAGACCGTCGAGACCCACGTCTCGGCCGTCCTGCGCAAGCTCCAGCTGTCCAACCGCAACGAGCTGACCCGGTGGGCGGCGGCGCGGCGCATCGTGTAA
- a CDS encoding ATP-binding protein, with the protein MTPVTPVPAAGPTGHSGGPRLPLRRPPRTRPDGTALPSGRVLAGVSAGLAAHLGVPVTTVRIVLVLTSALGGCGALLYLLLWLLVPVGDPWAEGAGDLPAARARLAGRLGVQDAGAREGSASPRRQLVVLGVCLLLAAGAVVLWRHGLLGGSGWFLPAMVVVAGAALAWSQVEAVTGPSRDRAAMVRLAVGVFLSALGILAWIGTDTSLRNLVAGALVGGALVAGIGLVLAPLWLRTNQALAATRAAEAREAERADIAAHLHDSVLQTLTLIRRRANEPETVARLARSQERELRAWLYTDRPAAGTSVGDAMRDLVGEIEDLHGVPIDLVVVGDRAPDRATEVIVAAAREALSNAVRHGAAPVSVYAEITPERLEVFVRDRGPGFVLDEVAPDRHGVRESIVGRMERHGGAARLRRLERGTEVHLALPAPTGPQPAGP; encoded by the coding sequence ATGACCCCCGTGACGCCCGTGCCAGCCGCCGGACCCACTGGTCACTCCGGCGGGCCACGGCTGCCGCTGCGCCGCCCCCCGCGCACGCGCCCCGACGGGACCGCGCTCCCGTCAGGCAGGGTCCTGGCCGGAGTGAGCGCGGGCCTGGCCGCCCACCTGGGGGTCCCGGTCACCACCGTGCGCATCGTCCTGGTGCTGACCAGTGCCCTGGGCGGCTGCGGGGCCCTGCTCTACCTCCTGCTGTGGCTGCTCGTCCCCGTCGGTGACCCGTGGGCCGAGGGCGCCGGAGACCTCCCTGCGGCGCGCGCCCGGCTGGCGGGGCGTCTGGGCGTCCAGGACGCCGGCGCTCGGGAGGGCTCCGCCTCCCCCCGGCGCCAGCTCGTCGTCCTCGGGGTCTGCCTCCTCCTGGCAGCCGGTGCGGTCGTCCTGTGGCGCCACGGGCTGCTGGGGGGATCGGGGTGGTTCCTGCCCGCCATGGTGGTCGTGGCCGGGGCCGCCCTGGCCTGGTCCCAGGTCGAGGCCGTCACCGGCCCGAGCCGCGACCGCGCGGCGATGGTCCGACTCGCGGTGGGCGTCTTCCTGTCCGCCCTGGGGATCCTCGCGTGGATCGGCACCGACACCTCCCTGAGGAACCTCGTCGCCGGAGCGCTGGTCGGCGGCGCCCTCGTGGCCGGGATCGGGCTGGTCCTGGCGCCCCTGTGGCTGCGCACCAACCAGGCCCTTGCCGCGACGCGGGCGGCCGAGGCGCGCGAGGCCGAGCGCGCCGACATCGCCGCCCACCTCCACGACTCGGTCCTCCAGACCCTCACCCTCATCCGCAGGAGGGCCAACGAGCCCGAGACCGTCGCCCGTCTGGCTCGCTCCCAGGAGCGTGAGCTGCGCGCCTGGCTCTACACCGACCGCCCCGCCGCGGGGACCTCGGTCGGGGACGCCATGCGCGACCTCGTCGGTGAGATCGAGGACCTCCACGGGGTGCCCATCGACCTCGTCGTCGTGGGCGACCGTGCCCCGGACCGCGCCACCGAGGTCATCGTCGCGGCCGCCCGCGAGGCCCTGTCCAACGCGGTGCGGCACGGCGCCGCCCCCGTGTCGGTCTACGCCGAGATCACCCCCGAGCGCCTTGAGGTCTTCGTGCGTGACCGCGGTCCGGGCTTCGTCCTCGACGAGGTCGCCCCCGACCGGCACGGGGTGCGTGAGTCGATCGTCGGGCGCATGGAGCGTCACGGCGGGGCCGCCCGCCTCCGGCGCCTCGAGCGGGGCACGGAGGTCCACCTGGCCCTGCCCGCCCCCACGGGCCCGCAACCGGCGGGCCCCTGA
- a CDS encoding PspC domain-containing protein, with protein sequence MEGFFASVRRTGMVRTDQRWAGGVAGGTARRLGVDPVLVRCVWVVLTLLTGLGLVLYGIGWALLPDERDGRIHLEQALVGDVDAGLAGAIASVVAGVALLDGIILPGLPFVVWDGDGLADAFWAVAWTGALIGLVLWLIAGRRSRRTPPGGPTPAGPPSPGVPGVQPQAPSARPAPGWQQAAWAEGAAAARAAGPSWAPAQPGPYPAGPSSPYVSTRPVPVVGPQYPGPIPPQPRVPGPGRTVSLVVCGLILLGVAALWLADARDLVHPAVAVFLCVAGVTALLGLGVLVSGLRGRRGGWMTGWGWAAAALCLPMILVGTLFPPSTLPSTVRAGSTTLTWQDISAELTSSPSGQAVVELEDYAAGDITIDLTDMPDQALSTDRTVRLRVGAGTVRVVTAPSRPVTVEASVNAGEVTSAVGQGWSLNGVPVETARTTVPWTQGWTVDGERVTWYDTAIQGTNTTARLSTPAAQDAAAGLTVSAELGAGEVEVEARQDAVVWEGNATEDVWVVEGWTDTTGRWTEAADGMAVPGLTHRAVSSGAAEQCLERAGVVDDVDPEEDRELSLTSGQRTSYDACLEEVLADGRGVSDRGASATPGATETPTPSPASPTPQAPAPSETAQTPSPAATS encoded by the coding sequence ATGGAGGGGTTCTTCGCCTCCGTGCGCCGCACGGGCATGGTGCGCACCGACCAGCGCTGGGCCGGGGGCGTGGCGGGCGGCACGGCTCGCCGGCTCGGGGTCGACCCGGTGCTCGTGCGCTGCGTGTGGGTCGTCCTCACGCTCCTGACGGGCCTGGGCCTCGTGCTCTACGGCATCGGCTGGGCTCTTCTCCCCGATGAGAGGGACGGGCGCATCCACCTCGAGCAGGCCCTCGTCGGGGACGTCGACGCCGGCCTGGCGGGGGCGATCGCCTCGGTCGTCGCCGGGGTCGCCCTGCTGGACGGGATCATCCTGCCGGGCCTGCCCTTCGTCGTGTGGGACGGCGACGGCCTCGCCGACGCGTTCTGGGCGGTGGCGTGGACCGGCGCGCTCATCGGTCTCGTGCTCTGGCTCATCGCGGGCCGGCGCTCCCGCAGGACACCCCCCGGCGGGCCCACGCCGGCAGGTCCCCCCTCCCCTGGCGTCCCGGGCGTCCAGCCCCAGGCTCCGTCAGCGCGACCTGCACCGGGTTGGCAGCAGGCCGCCTGGGCGGAGGGCGCCGCGGCGGCGCGCGCCGCGGGTCCGTCGTGGGCACCGGCCCAGCCCGGTCCGTACCCTGCCGGGCCCTCCTCGCCCTACGTGTCGACCCGGCCGGTGCCCGTCGTCGGTCCGCAGTACCCCGGCCCGATCCCGCCGCAGCCCCGGGTCCCGGGGCCGGGGCGGACCGTCAGCCTCGTCGTGTGCGGGCTCATCCTGCTCGGTGTCGCGGCCCTGTGGCTGGCTGACGCGCGCGACCTCGTGCACCCCGCCGTCGCCGTCTTCCTGTGCGTGGCTGGCGTCACCGCGCTGCTCGGCCTGGGCGTGCTCGTCTCGGGGCTGCGCGGCCGTCGAGGCGGGTGGATGACCGGCTGGGGATGGGCTGCCGCGGCCCTGTGCCTGCCGATGATCCTCGTCGGGACGCTCTTCCCCCCCAGCACGCTGCCCTCCACCGTGCGCGCGGGGTCGACGACGCTGACCTGGCAGGACATCTCCGCCGAGCTGACGAGCTCCCCGTCCGGACAGGCGGTCGTCGAGCTCGAGGACTACGCGGCGGGCGACATCACCATCGACCTCACCGACATGCCGGACCAGGCCCTGAGCACCGACAGGACGGTGCGCCTGCGGGTGGGGGCGGGGACTGTCAGGGTCGTCACCGCCCCGAGCCGGCCGGTCACCGTCGAGGCCTCAGTCAACGCAGGAGAGGTCACCAGCGCGGTGGGACAGGGGTGGTCCCTCAACGGGGTGCCCGTGGAGACCGCGCGCACAACCGTCCCGTGGACCCAGGGGTGGACCGTGGACGGCGAGAGGGTGACCTGGTACGACACCGCGATCCAGGGCACGAACACGACGGCGCGTCTGTCGACCCCGGCGGCCCAGGACGCCGCGGCAGGGCTGACCGTCAGCGCCGAGCTCGGTGCCGGTGAGGTGGAGGTCGAGGCCCGGCAGGACGCCGTCGTGTGGGAGGGCAACGCCACCGAGGACGTCTGGGTCGTCGAGGGATGGACCGACACGACCGGGCGGTGGACCGAGGCCGCGGACGGCATGGCCGTCCCGGGGCTGACCCACCGTGCTGTCAGCAGCGGCGCCGCTGAGCAGTGCCTCGAGCGCGCGGGGGTCGTCGATGACGTCGACCCTGAGGAGGACCGGGAGCTGTCCCTGACCTCCGGGCAGCGCACGAGCTACGACGCGTGCCTCGAGGAGGTCCTGGCCGACGGGCGGGGCGTGTCGGACCGGGGCGCCTCGGCGACACCCGGGGCCACCGAGACCCCGACGCCGTCCCCGGCCTCCCCGACCCCCCAGGCGCCCGCCCCGAGCGAGACCGCCCAGACGCCCTCACCCGCCGCGACCAGCTGA
- a CDS encoding DJ-1 family glyoxalase III: MPTPDQLSTDATVAVLIAPGLEEVEALAVIDILYRAGIAVDMLAVGEDLEVTSSHRVTVRCDALLSEADLASYTMLVLPGGLPGTPNLRSDPTVVAEVARRMGADLPLAAICAAPSILAELGLLADRRATANPGFLHVLDAHGAVTSQEPVVVDANLVTSRGMATAVDFGLEIVRMLLDDEAVDRLKTAIVHQG, translated from the coding sequence GTGCCCACCCCCGACCAGCTCTCGACCGACGCCACCGTCGCCGTCCTCATCGCCCCGGGACTGGAGGAGGTCGAGGCCCTGGCCGTCATCGACATCCTGTACCGGGCGGGCATCGCCGTCGACATGCTCGCTGTGGGTGAGGACCTCGAGGTCACCTCCTCCCACCGGGTCACGGTGCGCTGCGACGCCCTGCTGTCGGAGGCCGACCTGGCCTCCTACACGATGCTCGTCCTGCCCGGCGGCCTGCCGGGCACGCCGAACCTGCGCTCCGACCCCACCGTCGTGGCCGAGGTGGCCCGTCGGATGGGAGCCGACCTCCCCCTGGCCGCCATCTGCGCCGCCCCCTCGATCCTGGCCGAGCTCGGGCTGCTGGCCGACCGCCGCGCCACCGCGAACCCCGGCTTCCTGCACGTCCTGGACGCTCACGGTGCCGTGACGAGCCAGGAGCCCGTCGTCGTGGACGCCAACCTCGTGACGAGCCGCGGCATGGCCACCGCCGTCGACTTCGGCCTGGAGATCGTCCGGATGCTGCTCGACGACGAGGCGGTCGACCGGCTCAAGACCGCGATCGTCCACCAGGGCTGA
- a CDS encoding alpha-amylase encodes MPAEPAAPAEPAAPAGPLQPPSAADNPILLQGFAWDLAADSSHWRLLADNADLLASAGVSAIWLPPAYKGQAGARDVGYGVYDLYDLGEFDQKGTVATKYGTRDEYLAAVSALHEAGMTVLADVVLNHRMGADELEEVTAVEVDPADRTRHLSGPTPVRAWTRFTFPGRAGAHSDFTWDWHCFTGADWDESEGRAGVWLFEGKEWDEQVTAEHGNFDYLMGADVDLDEPRVVAELTRWGRWFLTTTGVDGVRLDALKHMSRDFYRDWLPQMRRATGAAVPAVGEYWSGDVAELRAYLGPDPVMSLFDTPLHFQLHRASCSGGEVDLSRLFEGTLVEQDPAHAVTFVDNHDTQPGQSLQSAVAPWFKPAAYALILLRAQGTPCVFWGDLFGTPETGDIPAVTDLPVLMQARRRLAHGPQHEAVGGPDLIAFAREGDEAHPASGVAVVISDRRAATCRVEVGARHAGGTWVCVIGGHPDALVDDEGGLELPVSDGGLSVYVPQAAAPVLAQDLHLLTTVR; translated from the coding sequence GTGCCCGCTGAGCCCGCAGCGCCCGCTGAGCCCGCAGCGCCCGCTGGACCGCTCCAGCCGCCGTCAGCGGCCGACAACCCCATCCTCCTCCAGGGCTTCGCCTGGGACCTGGCAGCCGACTCCTCCCACTGGAGGCTCCTGGCGGACAACGCCGACCTGCTCGCCAGCGCCGGGGTGAGCGCGATCTGGCTGCCTCCGGCGTACAAGGGCCAGGCGGGGGCCCGGGACGTCGGCTACGGGGTCTACGACCTCTACGACCTGGGGGAGTTCGACCAGAAGGGCACCGTCGCGACAAAGTACGGGACGAGGGACGAGTACCTGGCCGCCGTCTCGGCTCTGCACGAGGCCGGCATGACGGTGCTGGCCGACGTCGTCCTCAACCACCGCATGGGCGCCGACGAGCTCGAGGAGGTGACCGCGGTCGAGGTCGACCCGGCCGACCGCACCCGCCACCTGTCGGGCCCCACCCCCGTAAGGGCCTGGACCCGGTTCACCTTCCCGGGCCGCGCCGGCGCCCACTCCGACTTCACGTGGGACTGGCACTGCTTCACAGGAGCCGACTGGGACGAGAGCGAGGGGCGCGCGGGGGTGTGGCTCTTCGAGGGCAAGGAGTGGGACGAGCAGGTCACCGCCGAGCACGGCAACTTCGACTACCTCATGGGTGCCGACGTCGACCTCGACGAGCCCAGGGTCGTGGCCGAGCTGACCCGGTGGGGCAGGTGGTTCCTGACGACCACCGGGGTCGACGGCGTGCGCCTGGACGCCCTCAAGCACATGTCCCGGGACTTCTACCGGGACTGGCTGCCCCAGATGCGCCGCGCCACCGGGGCGGCGGTGCCCGCGGTCGGGGAGTACTGGTCGGGTGACGTCGCCGAGCTGCGCGCCTACCTCGGCCCGGACCCGGTCATGAGCCTGTTCGACACCCCGCTGCACTTCCAGCTCCACCGGGCCTCGTGCTCCGGGGGCGAGGTCGACCTGTCCCGCCTCTTCGAGGGCACGCTCGTCGAGCAGGACCCCGCCCACGCCGTCACCTTCGTGGACAACCACGACACCCAGCCGGGCCAGTCCCTCCAGTCCGCGGTCGCGCCCTGGTTCAAGCCGGCCGCCTACGCCCTCATCCTCCTGCGCGCCCAGGGGACCCCCTGCGTCTTCTGGGGAGACCTGTTCGGAACCCCTGAGACCGGCGACATCCCCGCCGTCACGGACCTGCCGGTGCTCATGCAGGCCCGGCGGCGCCTGGCCCACGGCCCCCAGCACGAGGCCGTCGGGGGCCCCGACCTCATCGCCTTCGCCCGTGAGGGCGACGAGGCGCACCCCGCCTCAGGCGTGGCCGTCGTCATCTCCGACCGCCGGGCCGCCACGTGCCGCGTCGAGGTCGGCGCCAGGCACGCCGGGGGGACCTGGGTGTGCGTCATCGGCGGGCACCCCGACGCGCTCGTCGACGACGAGGGGGGCCTCGAGCTGCCCGTGTCCGACGGCGGCTTGTCCGTCTACGTCCCCCAGGCCGCCGCCCCGGTGCTCGCCCAGGACCTCCACCTGCTCACCACCGTCCGCTGA
- a CDS encoding alpha/beta hydrolase family protein, which translates to MNDYLAREMSAPVAGAPDPAGLGPAVQALVYVPREAAAGRVRAPLVVCCHGLGESGLRVAPVAQRLAAAGAVAVCPTFRGGGAPTAGETTGMSVLTELADLEAVLAAAWSWPFVDTGRTALFGRSLGGLVAVLAAARRPAQVAALVLWYPALRAPAGLRARFSTPAAVPDRFSHGVDDGQMVLGRRYAQDMWGLDVEAQLAALRRPVLLVHGDRDRAVPIEVSEAALRTLTDARLIRVAGAGHGFGDERFELAVTASTDFLSWAGVLED; encoded by the coding sequence GTGAATGACTACCTCGCCCGTGAGATGAGTGCCCCGGTGGCCGGAGCCCCCGACCCGGCGGGACTGGGGCCCGCGGTCCAGGCCCTTGTCTACGTCCCCCGAGAGGCCGCCGCTGGGAGAGTGCGCGCGCCGCTGGTCGTGTGCTGCCACGGGCTCGGGGAGTCCGGCCTGCGCGTGGCCCCCGTCGCGCAGAGGCTCGCAGCAGCCGGCGCCGTGGCGGTGTGCCCCACCTTCCGTGGCGGCGGCGCGCCGACGGCGGGCGAGACGACGGGGATGTCGGTGCTCACCGAGCTGGCCGACCTCGAGGCGGTCCTGGCCGCCGCCTGGTCGTGGCCCTTTGTCGACACCGGCCGCACCGCCCTGTTCGGCAGGTCCCTGGGCGGTCTCGTCGCCGTGCTCGCAGCGGCGCGTCGCCCCGCTCAGGTGGCTGCACTGGTCCTGTGGTACCCGGCGCTGCGCGCCCCCGCGGGCCTGAGGGCCCGTTTCTCCACCCCGGCCGCGGTCCCCGACCGCTTCAGCCACGGCGTCGACGACGGGCAGATGGTTCTGGGCCGCCGGTACGCCCAGGACATGTGGGGCCTGGACGTCGAGGCCCAGCTGGCGGCCCTGCGCCGTCCGGTCCTGCTCGTCCACGGCGACCGGGACCGCGCCGTGCCCATCGAGGTCTCCGAGGCGGCCCTGCGGACCCTGACCGATGCCCGGCTCATCCGGGTGGCCGGAGCCGGGCACGGTTTTGGCGACGAGCGCTTCGAGCTCGCGGTCACGGCCTCGACCGACTTCCTGTCGTGGGCGGGAGTGCTCGAGGACTGA
- a CDS encoding EamA family transporter, translating into MCTTTAACALLSLEDGEALRFSTGSVPVLAAATCWGLENNCTHRISDKDPVQIVIVKGLGSGTGALVVAGLAGERMPGPGTIGMSLLLGFLAYGLSITLYVAAQRGLGAARTAAFYAVAPFIGAGLSWALFRTAPGAAFLLAVVLMAAGSVLVMPPGGAVAEDDGASLHEHPGGQRGTMPE; encoded by the coding sequence ATCTGCACGACCACCGCCGCCTGCGCCCTGCTGTCCCTCGAGGACGGAGAGGCCCTGCGCTTCTCGACCGGATCGGTACCCGTCCTGGCGGCTGCCACCTGCTGGGGTCTGGAGAACAACTGCACGCACCGAATCTCGGACAAGGACCCGGTCCAGATCGTCATCGTCAAGGGCCTGGGGTCCGGGACCGGTGCGCTGGTCGTGGCCGGCCTGGCCGGTGAGCGGATGCCGGGTCCGGGGACGATCGGGATGAGCCTGCTGCTCGGCTTTCTCGCCTACGGACTGTCCATCACCCTGTACGTCGCTGCCCAGCGCGGACTGGGTGCTGCCCGCACCGCGGCCTTCTACGCGGTCGCCCCGTTCATCGGCGCCGGACTGTCCTGGGCACTGTTCCGCACCGCCCCCGGGGCGGCCTTCCTCCTCGCGGTGGTCCTCATGGCGGCAGGCAGCGTGCTTGTCATGCCCCCAGGGGGCGCGGTCGCTGAGGACGACGGCGCCTCGCTCCACGAGCACCCGGGGGGACAGCGGGGCACAATGCCGGAGTGA
- a CDS encoding EamA family transporter, with protein sequence MWALLAAALYALSTPVAKILLDDADPGVLAALLYLGAGGGMAAIALLRRLAVRGPRRGPGLPGLSRADLPYVVVMVGLDVLAPILLLLGLDRAEAANVALLNNFEIVATTVIASLVFGERHGLRL encoded by the coding sequence GTGTGGGCGCTGCTTGCCGCCGCCCTCTACGCGCTGAGCACCCCGGTGGCCAAGATCCTCCTCGACGACGCCGATCCGGGTGTGCTCGCCGCACTGCTCTACCTCGGTGCCGGCGGAGGCATGGCGGCGATCGCGCTCCTGCGCCGTCTGGCGGTACGCGGCCCGCGGCGGGGCCCTGGGCTCCCGGGGCTGTCGAGGGCGGACCTGCCCTACGTCGTCGTCATGGTCGGGCTCGACGTCCTCGCCCCGATCCTGCTCCTGCTCGGCCTGGACCGTGCCGAGGCGGCCAACGTCGCGCTGCTCAACAACTTCGAGATCGTCGCGACCACCGTGATCGCCTCGCTGGTCTTCGGCGAGCGTCACGGCCTGCGGCTGTAG
- a CDS encoding TetR/AcrR family transcriptional regulator encodes MTPAGRDGRPDRRRARTRRAVEHAFIELVGEKGYTGLTVQEILDRADVGRSTFYTHFHSKEDLLGLVVVSICDHVLAPSAPEGTHDFTTRREPVDIVEHILTHVADEGSAVRALLTGGTGAPLVHRLREALTERVDTIFPEVLRSAGSLPAGEDSFLRHHLAGTVVEAILWWSDEGFRTPAGTVAARCLAVTDPLRHRC; translated from the coding sequence ATGACACCCGCGGGCAGGGACGGTCGCCCGGACCGCCGCAGAGCCCGCACACGCCGTGCGGTCGAGCACGCCTTCATCGAGCTCGTCGGCGAGAAGGGGTACACGGGGCTGACCGTCCAGGAGATCCTCGACCGGGCGGATGTGGGTCGGTCGACCTTCTACACGCACTTCCACTCCAAGGAGGACCTCCTCGGCCTCGTCGTCGTGTCCATCTGCGACCACGTCCTGGCCCCGAGCGCGCCCGAGGGCACACATGACTTCACCACCCGACGGGAGCCGGTCGACATCGTCGAGCACATCCTCACCCACGTCGCCGACGAGGGCTCGGCCGTGCGCGCGCTCCTGACCGGTGGGACCGGCGCGCCCCTCGTGCACCGCCTGCGCGAGGCGCTCACCGAGCGCGTCGACACGATCTTCCCCGAGGTGCTCCGCTCAGCCGGGTCCCTGCCGGCCGGGGAGGACTCCTTCCTCCGCCACCACCTGGCCGGGACCGTGGTCGAGGCGATCCTGTGGTGGTCCGATGAGGGCTTCCGCACCCCCGCGGGCACCGTCGCCGCACGGTGCCTGGCGGTGACCGACCCGCTCAGGCACCGCTGCTGA